The proteins below come from a single Tachypleus tridentatus isolate NWPU-2018 chromosome 13, ASM421037v1, whole genome shotgun sequence genomic window:
- the LOC143240276 gene encoding ras-related and estrogen-regulated growth inhibitor-like protein has translation MTNFVSARIVVLGSKQVGKTAVIVRFLTKRYIGEYKSNTDWLYKHAVTFDDMVNNVEIFDVSRFPNDSVPEEEVRWADACAVIYSICDRDSFNKAHECLDLIHRLRAPSYVPVVLLGNKKDLEQGRQVSLEDGNELASQYGCQFCEVSAADTFVDVSTAFENLIREARSLQLQRSLPRQRKLSIITVSKMFGAMFGKTSPKVAIKSKRPSFSL, from the exons CTGTCATCGTTCGTTTTCTCACCAAGAGGTATATCGGAGAATACAAGTCTAATACAG ATTGGCTGTATAAACATGCAGTAACCTTTGATGACATGGTCAATAACGTTGAGATATTCGACGTGTCCAGATTCCCT aaCGATTCTGTGCCAGAAGAGGAAGTACGTTGGGCTGACGCATGTGCAGTGATTTACAGTATTTGTGACCGTGACAGCTTTAACAAAGCCCACGAATGTCTTGATTTAATTCATCGTCTGAGGGCGCCAAGTTACGTCCCTGTTGTATTGCTAGGAAACAAGAAAGACTTGGAACAAGGTCGACAAGTGTCTTTGGAAGATGGAAACGAACTTGCTAGTCAGTATGGTTGTCAGTTTTGTGAAGTTTCGGCTGCAGATACTTTCGTTGATGTTTCTACAGCTTTTGAAAACTTAATCCGTGAAGCTAGATCACTGCAGCTTCAACGTTCTTTGCCTCGTCAGAGAAAACTCAGtattattacagtgtctaaaatgtTTGGTGCTATGTTTGGAAAAACCTCGCCAAAAGTTGCTATCAAAAGCAAACGTCCATCATTTTCTTTATAA